One segment of Pontibacter akesuensis DNA contains the following:
- a CDS encoding methionine-R-sulfoxide reductase, whose translation MKLKVAKDPSEYNKLTPDEARIIVNKGTEYPGTGEYNSHKAEGVYLCKRCNNPLYTSEYKFESHCGWPSFDDEITGAVKRVPDADGRRTEIVCANCDAHLGHVFEGEYQTPKNVRHCVNSLSMTFVPVEELEK comes from the coding sequence ATGAAATTGAAAGTAGCGAAAGATCCATCAGAATATAATAAACTGACCCCAGACGAAGCCCGCATTATTGTGAACAAAGGCACCGAGTATCCTGGCACCGGCGAGTACAATAGCCACAAGGCCGAGGGCGTTTACTTGTGCAAGCGCTGCAATAACCCGCTTTACACGTCGGAGTACAAGTTTGAGTCGCACTGCGGCTGGCCCAGCTTTGACGACGAGATAACCGGCGCCGTGAAGCGCGTACCCGATGCCGACGGACGCCGCACCGAGATAGTCTGCGCCAACTGCGATGCCCACCTCGGCCACGTATTTGAAGGTGAGTACCAGACCCCGAAAAACGTACGCCACTGCGTAAATTCCCTATCTATGACGTTTGTGCCGGTAGAGGAACTGGAGAAGTAA
- a CDS encoding peptide-methionine (R)-S-oxide reductase: MVRNQKIDIAAKQAEQGIYTCSNCGNALFEPEKKFDVGSGFPSFWAQVGEHVLHKPLDTYGRHRIQLLCSQCEQHLGHLFEDARTPTNVRYCINANAIKLAPGQ; this comes from the coding sequence ATGGTTCGGAATCAGAAAATAGATATTGCAGCAAAGCAGGCAGAGCAAGGCATTTACACCTGCTCCAACTGTGGCAATGCACTGTTTGAGCCGGAGAAGAAATTTGATGTCGGCTCCGGCTTCCCTAGTTTCTGGGCGCAGGTGGGGGAGCATGTGCTGCACAAACCGCTGGATACCTACGGCAGGCACCGGATTCAACTGCTTTGCAGCCAATGCGAGCAGCACCTGGGCCACCTGTTCGAGGATGCCCGCACCCCCACCAACGTGCGCTACTGCATCAATGCGAATGCCATTAAGCTAGCGCCGGGGCAATAG
- a CDS encoding peptide-methionine (S)-S-oxide reductase MsrA, whose translation MVPQPTAALPAAERLETATFSMGCFWSPDALFGSIAGVVRTRVGYAGGTTPDPTYWALADHIETVQLDFDPAVVSYQDLLQVFFTHHKATRTPWKRQYASAIFFHDAQQERQAQEAKKRRHAQLGQFVYTEIYSYKAFHLAEDRHQKYKLQRHPQLWSEFQRLYPNMADLIHSTAAAWVNGYLYGYGQKEHSSYGLSPAGRQLLLEQEVSAKPVLCGS comes from the coding sequence ATGGTACCACAACCGACTGCTGCATTACCTGCTGCTGAAAGGCTGGAAACGGCCACCTTTTCGATGGGCTGCTTCTGGAGCCCGGATGCGCTTTTTGGAAGTATAGCCGGCGTGGTGCGCACAAGGGTAGGCTACGCCGGCGGTACCACCCCTGATCCTACGTACTGGGCACTGGCCGATCACATCGAAACCGTGCAGCTGGACTTTGATCCTGCCGTTGTCAGCTATCAGGATCTGCTACAGGTGTTCTTCACGCACCACAAGGCAACCCGCACTCCCTGGAAAAGGCAGTATGCCTCGGCTATTTTCTTTCATGATGCCCAGCAGGAAAGGCAGGCGCAGGAGGCCAAAAAAAGGCGGCATGCACAGTTGGGGCAGTTTGTTTATACAGAAATCTACTCTTATAAAGCCTTTCACCTGGCAGAAGACCGGCACCAGAAGTACAAGCTGCAGCGTCACCCACAGCTATGGTCCGAGTTTCAGCGTCTTTACCCCAATATGGCCGACCTTATTCACTCCACTGCCGCGGCATGGGTTAACGGTTACTTGTATGGGTATGGGCAAAAAGAACATAGCAGCTATGGCTTGTCTCCTGCTGGCCGGCAGTTGCTGCTGGAGCAGGAGGTAAGTGCAAAACCCGTCTTGTGCGGCAGCTAG